Proteins encoded in a region of the Raphanus sativus cultivar WK10039 unplaced genomic scaffold, ASM80110v3 Scaffold0074, whole genome shotgun sequence genome:
- the LOC108845432 gene encoding LOW QUALITY PROTEIN: protein JASON (The sequence of the model RefSeq protein was modified relative to this genomic sequence to represent the inferred CDS: deleted 1 base in 1 codon) yields MGCLFPCFRARTTQSTNSGGGDSVSQRGHDDSKKNRLSDLFLSEEKAAPSPCIHMDKDLNDEAQFLKAGCTTPATPVKTSKASENLETPQRGKQFTSSQFDSWISSNSDAVFHLDEKTPGEEISEQTPSSCITDSQNSAKISTGNSGAGEESQGSIGTAFKDGVDRTSKVPLTAGNNMGKIKSVRFECDFDQSYTFSSSKNTTSLKLSDEVQTHGTIFPKNTESTIKEGSRVQACTVKTETESPLSAVHCVGKLEDSSASVSPGVKQSEEKSINNMAASSTITYRDRPIIGMVAAHWNEKEQSQISPKWWDGNGIPNSTNKYKEDQKVSWHATPFEERLEKALSEEGGQGLIPPRKLEVMEEAERDTAMSQLHHSAQSTSIVSF; encoded by the exons ATGGGTTGTCTCTTCCCTTGCTTCCGTGCCAGAACCACCCAATCTACTAACAGCGGAGGTGGCGATTCAGTTTCTCAA AGAGGTCATGATGACTCAAAGAAGAACCGTTTGTCAGATTTGTTTCTCTCTGAAG AGAAAGCAGCTCCTTCTCCTTGTATTCATATGGACAAAGATCTCAACGATGAG GCTCAGTTTCTTAAAGCTGGCTGCACAACACCAGCCACACCGGTTAAAACTAGTAAAGCATCTGAAAACCTGGAAACTCCTCAACGTGGAAAACAATTTACATCCTCCCAGTTTGATTCTTGGATCTCCAGTAACTCTGATGCAGTGTTTCACTTGGATGAGAAAACACCTGGAGAGGAGATCTCAGAGCAAACTCCTAGCAG TTGCATAACGGATTCCCAAAACAGTGCAAAGATCTCCACTGGAAATAGTGGTGCCGGTGAAGAAAGCCAAGGAAGCATTGGCACTGCGTTCAAGGATGGGGTGGATAGAACCAGCAAGGTGCCACTCACAGCTGGAAACAACATGGGAAAGATAAAGTCAGTGCGGTTTGAATGTGATTTTGATCAGTCTTACACTTTTAGTTCTTCCAAGAACACCACTTCATTGAAGCTATCTGATGAGGTTCAAACTCATGGAACCATCTTTCCT AAAAATACCGAATCAACAATAAAGGAGGGATCTAGAGTGCAGGCTTGCACAGTGAAGACAGAAACTGAATCTCCGTTATCAGCAGTACATTGTGTGGGAAAGTTGGAAGACAGCTCAGCTAGTGTTTCTCCTGGGGTGAAGCAGAGTGAAGAGAAGAGTATCAATAACATGGCAGCTTCATCGACCATTACCTACAGGGACAGGCCTATTATCGGAATGGTTGCAGCTCACTGGAACGAGAAAGAGCAATCTCAAATCTCACCCAAATGGTGGGATGGTAATGGGATACCAAACTCTACAAACAAGTACAAAGAG GACCAGAAGGTGAGTTGGCACGCAACACCTTTCGAGGAGAGATTGGAGAAAGCACTTTCAGAAGAAGGTGGCCAAGGTTTAATCCCTCCAAG AAAACTTGAAGTAATGGAAGAGGCTGAAAGGGACACAGCAATGTCACAGCTGCATCATTCAGCACAATCCACGTCAATCGTTTCCTTTTGA
- the LOC130500992 gene encoding glutathione S-transferase F9-like: MVLKVYGPHFASPKRALVTLIEKGVAFETVPVDLMKGEHKQPAYLALQPFGTVPAVVDGDYKIFESRAVMRYVAEKYRSQGPDLLGKTVEERGQVEQWLDVEATTYHPPLLNLTLHIMFASVMGFPSDEKLIKESEEKLSAVLDVYEAHLSKSKYLAGDFVSLADLAHLPFTDYLVGPIGKAYMIKDRKHVSAWWNEISSRPAWKQTLEKYSFPA, translated from the exons atggTGCTAAAGGTGTACGGACCTCACTTTGCCTCACCGAAGCGAGCTCTGGTAACGCTCATCGAGAAGGGCGTTGCCTTTGAGACCGTCCCCGTCGATCTCATGAAAGGAGAACACAAGCAGCCTGCTTATCTCGCCTTACAG CCTTTCGGTACCGTCCCTGCTGTTGTCGACGGAGACTACAAAATCTTCG AGTCACGTGCCGTCATGAGGTACGTTGCTGAGAAGTACAGGTCACAAGGACCTGACCTTTTGGGGAAAACCGTGGAAGAAAGAGGACAAGTCGAGCAATGGCTTGACGTGGAGGCAACGACTTACCACCCACCGCTACTGAACCTGACACTTCACATAATGTTCGCGTCGGTCATGGGATTCCCATCTGATGAGAAGCTGATCAAGGAGAGCGAAGAAAAACTCTCGGCTGTTCTCGATGTGTACGAGGCACATCTCTCAAAGAGCAAGTACTTGGCCGGTGACTTTGTGAGTTTGGCTGACTTGGCTCACCTCCCGTTCACTGATTACTTGGTCGGTCCGATCGGGAAGGCTTACATGATCAAAGATAGGAAGCACGTGAGCGCGTGGTGGAACGAGATCAGCAGCCGTCCTGCGTGGAAGCAGACTCTTGAGAAGTATTCATTCCCGGCTTAA